Below is a window of Pseudomonas sp. B21-040 DNA.
CAAGATTTGCTTACGGTACGCCAGCCTTTTGAGCATCTGTTCCATACGCCTTTTCTCACCCATTTCCTCCATAGAAGGGTCGAAGGGGTTGTACTCCCCACTCACCTTCTTGTGTCGTTCGATTGGAGTGCTCGCTAGCGAGTACAGCTCGATCGTTCGCATCTCTCCCTTGTCATTCATCGTCGCGGTGGCAAACACCCCTGTCCGCCCCTTCATGGGTCTAAAGTATTTCGCTCCGATCCACTGGAGCGTTTTCTTAGGGTGTCGCCGTTTCGCCCAACGCCATAAAGCCAGAAAGATCATGTGATCCATGCGGCTATACGCTTTCTTGGCGACTACTGGCTGGTGATAAAACGCCCAACCACGCAGTATCGGATTCAGCTGTCGGATCAGATCCTCCTGCCTTACCGTCTTGCTGGTGCTGATAACCCCCCTTACCTTGCTATAGAACGCTTTCACGTTTTTCTTGCTTGGCTTGATCAGAAGTTTCCCATCGTACTTGCGGAAATTCCAACCTAGAAAGTCAAAGCCTTCCTTTATATGGATGACACGCGTCTTCTCGAGTGACAACTGCAGCCCTCGTACCGCTAGGAACTGCTCTACCCAAGGTCTGACTTCAGTTTCCAGCACCTCTCGCGAGGTTCCAGTTATCACAAAGTCATCCGCATAACGCACCACATTGATTTTCAGCTTCTTGGCCTTTGTCACCCCCCAGTACAGCTTGAGTTGTGATTCCAGCCCATCCAGCACCAAATTTGCCAAGGTGGGCGAGATAATCCCGCCCTGTGGCGTACCGGCATCCGTTGCCTGTAGCTGGCCTTTATGAATCACACCAGCTTTCAACCATTTCCGGAGAACCACCTTGTCCGTTGGGACGTTGGCGATTAGCCAATCATGATTGATATGGTCAAAGCAGCCTTTGATGTCCGCCTCCAAAACCCATTGGGCCGAAACCTTCTTGGATAGGCAAACGAACAGCTGCCCCATCGCATCCGCCGTAGCACGTTCGATCCTGAAGCCGTAGCTATTTGGATCACCTGTGGTTTCTGCAATGGGCGCCAGAGCAAGCAAATACAACGCCTGCATTGCCCTGTCCGTCATGGTCGGGATGCCCAGAGGACGCTCCTTTCCATTTGACTTCGGAATAAACACACGCCGTAAAGGCCGCGGCTTATATCCGTGGCGCTTCAACCCATTTGCCGCCTTCCATTTGGCATCGGGTGTATCCCAGAGCACGCGGTCGACTCCCGCCGTGCGCTTACCCTGGTTTTCAGTGACTCGCCGTACGGCCAAGTATCTGGCCGAGCGTGAGCGG
It encodes the following:
- the ltrA gene encoding group II intron reverse transcriptase/maturase, with translation MLEHSQMAVSAPSGAPQHWHDIDWWRVQRNVRAMQIRIAKACREGNWRRVKALQRMLTRSRSARYLAVRRVTENQGKRTAGVDRVLWDTPDAKWKAANGLKRHGYKPRPLRRVFIPKSNGKERPLGIPTMTDRAMQALYLLALAPIAETTGDPNSYGFRIERATADAMGQLFVCLSKKVSAQWVLEADIKGCFDHINHDWLIANVPTDKVVLRKWLKAGVIHKGQLQATDAGTPQGGIISPTLANLVLDGLESQLKLYWGVTKAKKLKINVVRYADDFVITGTSREVLETEVRPWVEQFLAVRGLQLSLEKTRVIHIKEGFDFLGWNFRKYDGKLLIKPSKKNVKAFYSKVRGVISTSKTVRQEDLIRQLNPILRGWAFYHQPVVAKKAYSRMDHMIFLALWRWAKRRHPKKTLQWIGAKYFRPMKGRTGVFATATMNDKGEMRTIELYSLASTPIERHKKVSGEYNPFDPSMEEMGEKRRMEQMLKRLAYRKQILSLFQSQKGLCPMCKLPITKETGWHDHHILYRTKGGGDSLNNRVLLHPLCHQRLHARGLTVNKPAPLTGGFD